Part of the Limihaloglobus sulfuriphilus genome is shown below.
AAATACTGTCAACTACGATTTATTTTTTGGTTACTGAGAAAAACCTGTGAGGGGAATTTACCAGAACCAACAGTGTGCAATATTGCTTTTAGAAACTATAATAAGCCCTATTGCCGGCTAAAACTACGCTGTTTCAGCTAAAAATCGCTTGAGTTTATTTTAATTATTAGAAAATGTCAAATAGTTTTATTTGAAAATTAATTTTTGTCTAAAAACTTACTTTGTTGAAATGTTGGATTAAATAGTTAGAATATCCGGACTTTACATTTTTAACCTATAATAAAGAAACGATATGAAACCATTAAAAAGATTATTAGATTATGTCTGGCCACAGTGGCCGCGTCTTGCAGTTCTGGGTGTCTGCGTGATTGTAATAGCTGTCTTTACGGCGGCGAGCTTTCTTACGATTATCCCGCTGCTTAAGACCATGATGAGCAGAGAAGGCATTCACGGCTGGGTAGATAGCAAACTCTGTGAAACACGCTACGGGATGGACCTTTATATGCCGGATGTCATTGACATTAGCTCAGATGAGAATCTTGCGTATTTTTTAACAGTAATATCCGTTGAAGACGACTCAGCGGCTGACTTGGCCGGCATTGAACCCGGCGACAGCATCGTCAAGGCAGCAGACGGCGAACATGACGCCGAAGCGAGAATGACATCTGCCAGGATGCTTGAGATACTAAGCCGGGCTCCGGAAAATCGGGATATAGAGTTAGAAATACTGCGGAAAACTCCAGATGGCCATATTGGCAGAGATCCCATTAAGATATCAATGGATACTTCTAAAGTCCCTTTCTATTACGGTACCGTAGTAAGCCTGATGAATTATGTCACCAGGGAAAATTCAGAAAAAGTAAAAATACGTGCGATACAGCTGGTTCTGCTTTTCGCTCTCGCGGCAACAATGTTTAGATGTGTGGCGAGGTTTTTCCAGGACTACATTGCGCATAAGATTGTCAACATCGCCCTAAACCTGTTGCGAAATGATTGTTACAAGCATATCCTGAGAATGCCTGAAAGCTTCTTTGACAAACAGGGCAGAACTGATTTTGCCAGCAGGCTCGTCAAAGACACAGAGGCTGCCGGCGCAGGAGTAAAAGTACTTCTAACCAAGGCAATAAGAGAGCCGGCAAAGGCCATCGCAACTCTCGCCGCCGCCCTTCTGCTTCATTGGCAGATTGTAGTAGTTTTTCTGCTTGCATCACCATTTGTAGGAATTGTAGTACAGAGACTTGGCAAAAAAATCAAAAAAGCCACCCGCCGCTCTCTGGTAGAATGGTCTAATATGCTTACAAAGATTGAGGATACAACTACCGGTTTGCGGGCTGTAAAGGTTTACAACAAACAGGGATATGAAAATATACGTTTTCAGAAAATCAACTCCAGTCTGCTCAAACAGCAGATGAAAATAGCCAAAATCACAGCCGCGACAAGCCCCCTGCTTGAAATACTGGGAATGATCGCGGGCCTGTTTGCACTGCTTTTTGCCTTAAATTATGTAATTGAAGGCCACCTGGAGCCTGAAAAATTCTTCACTCTTATCATTCTGCTTGGCACATCAGCCGAGTCAGTCCGCAAAAGCAGCAATACCTGGAACCGCCTGCAGGAATCCAACGCCGCGATATCAAGAGTATTTCATATTCTTGACTCCCCTCTTGAGAAAGACTGCGAAAATCCGAAAAAACTCAAAGGTTTAAAAGAGTCTATTGAATTCCGAAATATCTCTTTCGCGTATCCTGCTTCTGAAACGAATGTTTTGAATAATCTTAATCTGTCCATAAAAGTCGGCAGCAAAGTCGCGATCGTCGGCCACAACGGCTCGGGCAAGACAACCCTGCTGAATCTTTTACCCAGGTTCTATGATCCGCAAAGCGGCCAGGTGCTTTTTGACGGGCAGGATATAAGCAAAGTCAGCCTGGCGGAGCTTCGTTCCAAAATAGCCGTTGTATCTCAGAAAACTATTACCTTTAATGACACCATTTTTAACAACATCGCATACGGCAAAGACAACGCTACAGAACAGGAAGTAATTGAAGCCGCACAACAGGCTTATGCACATGAGTTTATCGACATTCTGCCGGATAAATACAATTCGTTTATCGGCCAGGACGGCGCAGGACTAAGCGGCGGCCAGCTTCAGCGAATTGTTATAGCAAGAGCTATTCTTAAAAAACCGCAGATTCTGATTTTCGATGAAGCCATGAGCCAGGTTGACGCCGACAGCGAATCCAAAATATACAAGGCACTCGAAGAAATGACGCATGATCGTACAAGTTTTGTCATTGCTCACAGGTTTTCTACGGTTGTGAATTCAGACCTTATAATAGTAATGAAGGATGGTTCAATCGAAGATCAGGGCAGCCACGAAGACTTGATGCAGCGGAGTGATACTTACAGAAAATTATATACAACTCAATTACTGTAAAAGATTTATGGCTTCTAACAACATAAAAGCGGTGTTCTTCGACCTTGGAGAAACTATCTTTAATTACGGAGACTTTGATAAAACCAAAGCTATCAAACAAGCGGCAAGCTTAAGCTATGATTATCTTGCAGACATCAGCCAGCCGACAGGGACGTTTTTGAGATATTTTCTTCGCCATTTAATCGAAATTCGTTTGAGATATGTATGGTCAGAATGGACCGGCAGAGAATTTAACTCGCTGGATGTCATGAAAAACCGAGGCGCCAGGAAAGGGTACCACTTAACTGAGGAGCAATGGTCTCATTTCCATTGGTTATGGTACAAACCTCTAAGCGAAATATGTGAAATTGAACATGATTTGCCCCAGACCCTTGATAAGCTCACAAATATGGGCCTTAAACTGGGCATAATTTCAAACACGTTTATTAACGGCTGTTCGCTTGACAGGCATTTGGAAAGTTTTGGAATTCTTCATTATTTCCCAATACGCGTTTATTCATGCTCTTTAGGCATAAGAAAACCGCATCCTGAGATATTTAGGTATGCCGCCCGGCAGGCAAAGCTCGACATCAACCAGATCGTGTATGTAGGCGACAGAATTGATTTTGATGTTATAGGTTCATCAAAAGCAGGCATGAATCCCGTTCTAAAACGTGCATTTTCAAGTAAAAACAAAAGCATCCCTGCTGGAACGTTTGCAATTGACAGGCTCTCAGAGTTGCCGGGATTGCTGGAAAGTGCAGTTTTTAATTCAGATTAGTTCCAAAAGATGCATTTGATAGACATATCCTTAAACACTGATATATTGTGAGGCGTTTCAACGACAAACTGAAACTGCAATCGACGATAGCCCCAATTTCTCACTTAGGGGTGTAAAACAGGGTTTATGGTAGCGCCCGCGGTGTTGGTGTGTCGCCAAAGGGGGTCTTAATCTTTGACCTGGCTGCTGTATATTTTGGGTGGCTTCTGCAGCGGCAGATCCATGTTCAGGTGGTGCAGTATCAGACGCTGATCTGCCTCGGGCTCGGTGTACCTCTCCATCAAGAGGTACCGACCGTCAAGTGTTTCAAATGTCACATCAAGCATCTGGATACGGCTCATCGTTTCCAGGGCAGCCTGTGCGGTCAGGCCGCAGGCACTCACCCGCAGCTTATGCCGCAATGTCACCTGCAGGCAATAGCTTATAAACGCCACAAAGATATGGGCATCAACACGCTCTTCTTTATGGTGATATACAGGGCGAATGCCAAGATCACTCTTGAGTTCTCTGAAAGACTGCTCAACGTTGCACTGCAGCATATACTCATTCCAGAGTGCCTTACCATCCTTGCCCTTCTGATTAGTCCGCAAAAAGTACTTGCCGTCACGATAGATCATATCACGGTATTTCTGCCGGTTTATGTGATACCTGAATTCGCCGGCTTCAATCCGCTCCTTTTGCCCCGGAATATCGAGCTCCACACATCTATAAGCGTTACCGGCCTGTGATTGCAAAGCCCCAAGGCGTTTATAAAAACGTTCATAATTGCGATATCCCTTGAGTTTTTCAAGTCCGTCAAGATATTTACGCAGTTTTCTTTTACGCATGGCCCTCTCCTTTTGCATACGATCCCTGCTCCTGGCAAGGACATAGCATTCGCCCTCTTTTTCGATGTATTTCACATGAACACTGCTGTTTACCTGCTCCCAGTCCTTTTGAGAAAGTTCACTGCTATAATCATCGAGCTGTCTGCGGGGTGTGCCAACAAGATAGCTTATATTGTTCTTACGCATGAACTTGAGCGTAGCTTCCGTTGGTATGCCCCTGTCCATCAGCCAGACCCTGTTGGCCTTGCCGTACATTGTTTCTATCTTGTTGAGCAGGGGTCTTAATGTCGTCTTTTCAGATGTATTTCCCTGAAGTACTTCATAGTCAAGAGGAAAGCCCTCCGGCGTAACAACAAGGGCTATCAGCACCTGTCTGCAATCACTGCGTCTGTCTTTGCTGTGGCCGAATTCTGCCTTGGGATTCTGCTTGCATAGCCCCTCGAAATACGTGCTGGTGATATCATAGAGCAGGATGTCGTACTCAAGGTTGAACATTCCTTGCCAGGTGTCTTTAAGGTATTTGCAAAGTTCGTCTTTGTATGGAAGGATACGGTCAAGACAACGGTAGAGCCTGTTTTTCTCGGCAATCTCAAAATCACAATCAAGGATGGCGTCCATAGCACTCTGGCTGAACCAGTGCTGATGGACAAAGTATTCGGCAGAAGGTTTTATCAGCCTGCTCACCGTAAGCAACTTGAGGACTTTTGAGAATGCGACCGGCGATCTGTCTGTATCAATCCGCTCTGACCAGAAGCGGTCAAAACCAAGCTGATCCCACATCTCAGAAGCCAGCCAGCAATCGCCAAACCTACGCGGTCGTTCCAGTCTCATCTTTGAGATGTTAACCGGTATCGTATCAACATCGTGACAGCTCTGGTTGTCCTGATCAAAAGCAAAAAGGGTTTTGTGTACAGGTTTGTTATCTTCGTTGATTATCTCAATTGATCTCTGTCAGGCCTTCTTTTGAGAGTCGCTGATCTCACCAAGGTAAAGAACCACCTTCTCCACATGCCGATTACCGGAGACCTTCCGCTTCTCAGCAATACTGTAATAGGTGTTGCATTTACCGTTCTTTTTACGCCTGTGCTTTTTCAAATACATACCCAAATTATCGCATAGAAATTCACCTATGCAATAGGGCAGGTCTGTACCAAAGCCAAATCCAGAATCGAAACACCCCTCAAAGGCCAGAAACATCGAAAATATTTTTATTTTTACCGGTTTCGAGACCTAAGTGAGAAATTGGGGTTAGAGAAGTTTTCCATCATAGATAATTCAAAAAAGAACAGAAAATTTTGTTGAACATAGATTTGTTCTTGATTTTTAATATATAGACGGTATTATAGCCAGCTCAATTGCGGCGGCGTAGCCAAGTGGACTAAGGCGTCGGTTTGCAAAACCGATATTCATGGGTTCGAATCCCATCGCCGCCTCTCATCTGTTTTCTGCCCTGAGAGCTCAAAAACGCGGTTTTTAGTGTCATGAGGTTGGTTTTTCGATTATTTCGCATACCCCGAAAATCCCATTTTTCTGTTCGTATTAGTTCGCCTGAATTCGTATTAGTGCGCCCTTAGAGGGACAGTGGGAGGGCCTGTAATTGTCAACCACTCATGAGACCGCTGAAAAACTCCAGATTTAGCCTTATTTTATCTTTCACAAGTGCATAGAATTGATGGTTTGGCGAAATTTGCGGGACAGGTGTAAGCCAATCGGGACAAAATTTGGGCGTAAAATCGCTCATTTTCTGTGTCAGGACGTACATTCCCCACTGTTCATTGGCACTGGCTTATAAATTTGTAGAATATCAGCCAGCTTTTTTCAGCCGGTAGCCGGTTATCCGGGCCTGGCGAAAATAGCGTGTTTCAATCTCGGTTGGCACAAACTTGGCATCACGTGCCGGTGCTTCAGGCAGGTTGCCGAAGAATACATCATCAGGACGGTTCCCGTCTAATGCCATATGCGGCCGCCAGGCGTTATACCAGAATACAAATTCACTGCATAACTCATGCAGATGATCGATACCTCTGATGATTGGAACATGGTTGAGCCATTCTGATTTTAGGGTTAAATTTGCCCTTTCTGTTACAGCGATCGAACCTTTCTTCCCGATGGCTCCAAGTCGGTGTTTAATCCTGTTGTTATTCTTCAGGCACTCAGCGAAAGCCTCACTTATAAATACGCTGCCCTGATCGGAAATGATGTGCTTTGGAGAACCATACCTTTCTATGGCTTCATCCATGGCATTGATTACCCAGCCGGCATTGGGTCCTTCCAGCGGCACTGCAGCCATTATCTTGCGTGAAAAGTGATCGATAATAACGCAGACATGCACCTCTAATAAGCCCCATTTATAGACAATTGTAGTATCAATTGACCAAACATGGTTTGGGTACCAGGCAGGGATTGAACGGGACTCGGTTTCATCTTCTGTTTTCTTTGATTTGAGTGCTTTGCGTGGTGTTTTTCGCGGCTGCGGCCTGTTGAGTATATTCCTGACAGTCGAGGCTGAGAGAAAGATGCCCAGTAGTTTGAGCTGGTTGGCAACTCTGAACCTACCCCAGCCTGCATTTGATTTTGCTATCCGCCAGACCAGAGCAGCCAACTCGGCAGGTGTTATGTTTGCCGGGACTGTCAATCGGCGCTTTAAATTAGGTCACTATGAGCGCGTTCAAAATGGGTCAGTTAAACCAGTTGTTATTTACTATTTTTAGTTTCATTTGTCAAGTTGGATTTGGATAAAACGATTATTTTCGACGTTATTGGGCAGATACGCCAGGCCTGTTTCGCCCGGACCGGCGGCCGGGTGAGAATGGGCCACCCAAAAAGCTCGTCGGAACCTGGCCGCCGCAAGCCGGGCGGGACAGGCCGGTTAAGACTGAGTCAGCCTTCATGGCCGGCTCTTTTCTCACAGGCACCATGCTCGGCACGGTCCTTGAGACGGTAGCTGCGGCCTGTGATGTTGATGATCTCAGCATGATGCAAAAACCTGTCCAGGATTGCGGTTGCCGATGGTACATCACCAATGAGCTTGCCCCAGTCTTCCAGCGGCCTGTTGGAGGTCATCATCGTGGATTTGTTTTCATGTCGCCGCATAATGATCTCCAGCAGATACTCGCCGCAGCGTTTTGGCAGATGCTTGATGCCCATGTCATCGATTATCAGCAGCTCCGGCTTGAGATATCTGTTCATTACCTTATCCTGACAGGCAAAGGCATCTTCGTGCAGAAAATCCCTGGCAACATCAAATATCGAGCGGTACCGCACAGCCATGCCTGCCTTGACTGCCTGATAGCCTATCGCCTGACACAAATGACTCTTGCCCACACCCGGAGGGCCAAGCAGCAGAACATCAACGCCCTCACTGATAAAGCGGCATGTGGCCATATCAAATATCCGGCTTCTTTTAATCGAAGTATTGAACTGCCAGTCAAACTCCTCCAGTGTCTTGAGTTCTCTAAACCCGGCAGCCTTAATACCCCTTTGGATCTGGCGATGCTTTCTGACCAGCATCTCATCCTGCAGGATCAGTTCTAAAAACTCAGCATGAGTGAGGCTGTTGCCGGCTGCCTCCTGCAATCGAACTTCAAGTGTCTCAAGCATACCTGACAACCTTAGTGATTTTAATGTGTTATGCAGTGAATTGTTCATAATAATCTGCTCCTGAATAAGTTATGATTATTGTTCAGCCCAGAACCTCTCTTACGAATTCTCCGTAACTGGAGATATCTCTGATAATAGGGTGCTCATCTATAAATTCCATCTGGAGCTGCCTGTCACCGCCGTGTTTAATAATACTCCTGATGGTCTTCAATCGAAAAGCATTGTGGCTTAACGCTATTTTACATGCATTATCGATTTTGTTACCTTTATAGGTATTGGTCATATTCAGCAAGCCCAGAAGTACGCGGATACCAGGTATTCCTCTGGCCTCAAGCATCTGCAGGGCCCATCTCTCGGCATTGTCACCTATCAGACTGACTCGTTCAAGCATCCATACAACGCCGTTTTCTATCTTTGTTCTTTTCTCTGAATGAATATGTCCGTCCTGAGTCTGGAATCTGCCCGGCTCAACTTTAGCGTGAACAACAATCTGCTCCATGCTGCGGTTAAATACTCTTACCATATGGCCGTCCCATCTTGCCCATACCTTGCGGCCGGTATATTCCGGAGGCACCGAGTAATAGGTCCTCTCTACCTCTATATGGCCGTCCCTGTGAACGGACCGCTGAGCTTCTGTAAATGAAGGAAACCTTCCAACCGGAAGCCTCAATAAAGCAGGCTTTTCCTGTTCTGTGAACAATTTGCCTACCTGCTTGCGGGTAGTGCCGTGAATACGGGTATCGGCAATACGGCTCTCCCAGCTGAGAAGAAACTGATTCTGCTCTGAGAGGCTCTTAAAGCTGCGGCCCTTGAGGGCGTTATTTTTGACATATGCTACTGCTTTTTCAACCTTACCCTTGTGTCTTGGGGTATACGGCTTACAGGGTAAAATGGCGGTACCGTAATGACGGCAGAATGACACTATTTTTGGGTGTATCTCAGGATCATACCAGTCAGCTTTGTTTACAGCAGCTTTAAGATTATCTATTATCAGTGTTTGCGGAACACCGCCAAAGTGGTGAAAAGCGTTTTCCAGGCAATTTATAAAGTTATCGCCGGTCTGCCTGAAAACTGCCTCGCTGTAGGATTTACGGGAGAAGCTAAGCACTACCCGTATTACATGAGTTCTTTTTCGTCTGCCATCTTTCGTTATTACCGGTGCACCCGTACCAAAATCTATCTGAGCCTCTTCACCGGGCCTGCATTCAAGACGCCTGAACGGAACAGGCGAATTTTTACTGAGGCGGTTGACAAACCTGCGAACGCTGTGGTAGCTGACATCAGAGCCGTGGTCGTCACGAAGATCCTGCCATATACGCCGGCGGCTGAGCCCCATATCCAGCTTGTTCTTAATTATTTCACGGTAAGGCTCACAATTGCTTACCGGACCGGTTGAGCTTTGGGCCACCGACCCGGGAGGCGCGTTAGTGACCTGTTTTGAATTATCATTGTCTGATTTTGCATACTTACGCACCGTATCCAGGTGGATGCCAAGCTCTCTGGATATACGCCTGCAAGACCAGTTACGCTCTCTTAATGTCTGTATTACACTTCTTTTAGTCATTTTTAGATAGTTCGCCATAAAGACCTCCGTTATGTTTTCGATAATATCGATAATATAACGACTCTAAGGCAAAAACTTCCTTTCAAAATGACCTATTTTGACCCGCTCATTACTGACCTGTTTTCAGCGCCGCTTAACACATAGTTTCTTATTCATAGTGGAAAAGAATACAAAAACTCATTCTTTTTGCAAGGAATTTCATACGAAAAACCTATAAATAGTTTATTTGCAATACTTTACAACTGTTTAATTTATGTACCCCGCGAGAAAAAGTCGCATTTGTGAACACAACTCTCCTGGTTTGAAGATGAAGCACAAAGAACACATAAGCCGTTGTCAAACCTCGAAATGTCCAATTCCGTCTGAAGCACTACAATCTTCACATGAACCTAAAACAAACATCAAAAATTGCCCAAGTTCTGGGTGAAAGACAGAGGAAAATCTACGGTGTATTTCTTGCGGTTTGGGAATATAAAACTTAGCAAAACTCCAACAGTAAAACAGGAAAGCAATCCTGAAAGAGCAAAGACCCATACATTTACATTTGTACTATTTTTAACCCAAAGCTGAATGACGGCGCTTATAATGAAGGCTAAAAATGCGGCTAATGATCCTGTTCGTTTAGTGAAAATACCAAGCAGGAACAATCCGCCCAACCCCCCTCCAAACAAACCAAGAAGACCTGAGAAGTGGTCCCAGAGGGATTTTATAGGTAGTTGAGCCATAATAAGGGCCAATACCGTTCCGATAAGACCAACAAACAAAGTGCTAGCACGAGCAAGCAATAAAGATTTTCTTTCTGTGTGATCTTTGCCCAAACGTTTGTAAAAATCCGTTGTAACAGCAGCGCCAACACTGTTCATGCTGCTGTCAAGACTGCTCATGGCAGCTGCAAATACCGCTGCAATTACCAATCCCACCAAACCAATCGGCAATTGAGTTACAATAAAATAAGGAAAAATTGCATCTGTTTGCTTTATAGCAGGGTTAAGTTCTGCGGGATAAACGGTATAGAAAACAAACAAAGCTGATCCGATTCCAAAAAATATCATAGATGAAGGGATACAGATAATTGCGCTGATCCATATACTTTTGGCTGCTTTTTTTTCGGTAGATGTTGTGAGATATCGCTGAATAACGGTTTGGTCTGTACCGTAAGAAATAATGTTTTGTGCAAAGGCCCCGAAAAATAGCGCCACAAAAGTCGCATCACACAGGTCAAATCTAAAATCCCAAAAGCGAAACTTTCTCGCAGCATCTGCAATATCTACCATGCCATTCCAGCCACCGGGTACATTAAAGGGTATCAAAAACATACAGCTTACTGCACCTGTAAGCAGAATAATGACCTGTATGACATCTGTCCAGATAACAGCTTCAATTCCTCCCATCACCGCATAGAAAATACATATAAATCCCATTACCAGAATACAGATATTAATATTTATGCCTGTAACAATTGAAAGTGCTATAGATGGCAGGTACAGCACAATCCCTATCCTGCTGAGTTGCATCAACATAAATAACGAACTGCCAAGCAATCGGATGGTTAAATTAAAACGCAATTCAAGATATTCGTAAGCAGTGGTAATATTCAAACGTCTATAAAAAGGCAGAAAGCAAAATACAATAAACGGAGCTACCGCTACTATTGCAAAAACCACGTGAAAATATCTCCAGTCACTTGCGAACGTCTTGGCCGGTATCGCCATAAAGGATATCGCACTTAACTGAGTTCCGTATATACTCAAAGCAGCCGCCCACCATGGTATTCTCTGACCGGCTTTGAAAAAATCATTAGTATCCTTCATCTTCTTGGAGAAATATATACCCATTATAACCAGCAACAAAAGGAAAGCAGCCATTACTGTGTAATCGAGCCAATGAAAAGAACCTGAAATATCGACATCCCCGAACCATATCTCCGGGGTTCTAACGCCGGGCTTGATCTCACCCGAGGGGATTATAACATCTGCTGAATCTAAACTCGGCCAATGAACAGCAGTACAGTTCACTGGGCTTTCTGAAGGAAATTTGCCCGCCTCAACCCAGGTATTGGTAATAGTATGATATGCGTATAACGATCTTGAAAAACCTTCATGCGCAGCGTAGGCGTTGTTAAGTTCCGATCTAAGCAGTCCTGCGGCTTCCATGTTATTGTCGTTTAAAGCCTCCTTAAGATTGAATGCCATCTTTTCGAGCTCCAGATAAACAGGACCTTCATCTCCGCCAAGAACCATGATATGATTAGCCCCGCAGGCCCATGAAGCCCCTGCCATTAAACATACTGTTTCTTTTTTATCAATAGAAATATCCGATAATCGTGACCAGGATTGAGTTATTATATCGAACTTATAAGCATCGGTTAACGGTACTGTCGGTGTATCCGGCTGAATATTTCTTCCACTGAAAAGATAAAAACAATTATGGACGCCATCGCTTTGACATGATGAAACAGGAAAAACTCGCGGGTCGCCGGGCCATGGATGCATCGATATCCATTTAAACTCATCAGTTCCATTTTGTGAAATATCAAGCATATAAAAGGCTTTAGTTGCGGATGAGTCTTCCATAGTTGACTGGCCGCCGGCAATAAAAATCTTGTTGTTTGCCATCGCACCGGTCATGAATGACAAAGGTTGGGGTAATGAAGGATATTTATTTTTTTTTATCATTTCATTTTCTTCATCCCATTTCAAGATAAAACAATCCTGATAAACATGCTGAGAATCGCACCCCCCTATACATACTACTCCTTCATCGGTGGAAATTGAAACTCCGTAGGCGAGCGGCCGATTAAGCTTGAAAGTCTTATTCAGCCAGGAAAATCCCTCTTCGGTCTCACGCATAATGAAAATATCGTCATGCCAGAGTTTTTTGCCGCCTTCCCAAGGCATGTCTTCAGGAAAATTCGCCCCGCCGGCGAGGATTAAAACACCATTGTGGCTTCCAGCAAAGGCTCCGGCTACTCCCGGCTGTAAATCTCTCTGAGACGCGGGCGGCAAACCCGGAAGGTTGGACCATTTATAATAATCAGTATAAGTATCTTCTGACCGGCCGGCAGGTGAAAGAAATAAAATAATAAAGAAAAGAATATACAACCAGTGATAAAAGCTCTGAAAATTCATAATATTCTTAATTTTAATATTTTTAAACATATTACTGTAATTAAATTTATTCATTCCGGACTCTTCTTAATTAACTTTAACATTTCGTAAATAAAAAACTTAGTTGATGATATTCTCATTTACCAAAATTATATTCAACGGCTTTACGCATCTCATCCATTACCGCTACGGCGTTTTCAATAGGAGTTTCCTGCCTTAAAGGCTTAGCTGTTTCAAGCAGATATCCGCCTCCCTCGCTTAAAATCCGTACTGAATTTCTGATCTCTTCTCGTGCCTGTTCGGGATTTCCAAAAGGAATTGCACGCTGGGTGCTTATACCGCCTCTAAAAGTCAGATATTTGCCGAAATCCTTTTTGATCTTGACTATATCCATTGCCTCAGGCTGAAGGGGATGGAATATTTGCAGGCCGATATCAACATAATCACCCATCAATTCAGTATTATCGCCACAGGAATGCTGTCCGACAACTTTACCCGCCGAACGCACCTTTTCATATAACTTTGCATAACGCGGCTTATAAAATTTAAGATAGATATCCCGACTGATCATTAAGCCTTTCTGCCCACCGAAATCATCACCAAAGGTCACACATTCAACGGGAAGCTCAAGAACCTTATCCAATGCTGCCATATGCATCTCCAGAAGCATATCGAGCGCACCTGAGACAAATTCAGGGTTTAAGATATAATCCATGTATGTTTGTTCCAGACCGCGGAGACTCCACAACCGCTCGCCAAAGGAACTTGTAAACTGGTAGAAAATGAACTTATCCGGATTCAGATCTCTTGTCTGGACGATCCTGTCAATTTCACTTTGCGGAACCAGATCAATGACCGGAATCTTCTTTATGTCCGGTTCACTCAAGAGAGGTTCGGCCATTATGTATCCGCCCTGGTCGTGCCACCGCCAGCTGCATCCAAACATGTCCCTGCATCCCTGTTCTGTCCTGATATAATCTATAGGCCACAAAAGTCTTATTATATCATCATCCGGACAATGCCAGTTGATTCGAGGGCCAAGCTCTTTTTCGAGTATCTTTAAAAAGACATCTTCGATATATAAAGTAAAGGGTATTCTGTCAGGCTCCTGATGGTTTATTGCCGAGATGACACGTTCTTTTGAAGTCATAAAAACACTTCTCATCGAAAAATTTCCTTTCGAATTGATAATTAGAACTTATTTGAATATTTTTGATAAAACACACCCGATTTTTAGTTTTGTTGTGCAACAAGTAAACTATACCGTAAACGAGCAAAGATAATTTTTTCATATTTAGACTTTACTCCGCCCTCATACATACATCCAATATAGCCATCTTCCATATCAACAAGGCAAGAATATGCTGAAGGACCCGAATGTACAAGTATGTCACAGGGCCAGGTGTTTCCCTGATCAAAACTAGCCCTCACCGTCATCCTGAATCTCTCTCTATAAACTGCCGATGCCGGATTCGAGAATAATAGTACCGTTTTGCCCGTCACAGGATCAGCCATAGAA
Proteins encoded:
- the istA gene encoding IS21 family transposase; translation: MTKRSVIQTLRERNWSCRRISRELGIHLDTVRKYAKSDNDNSKQVTNAPPGSVAQSSTGPVSNCEPYREIIKNKLDMGLSRRRIWQDLRDDHGSDVSYHSVRRFVNRLSKNSPVPFRRLECRPGEEAQIDFGTGAPVITKDGRRKRTHVIRVVLSFSRKSYSEAVFRQTGDNFINCLENAFHHFGGVPQTLIIDNLKAAVNKADWYDPEIHPKIVSFCRHYGTAILPCKPYTPRHKGKVEKAVAYVKNNALKGRSFKSLSEQNQFLLSWESRIADTRIHGTTRKQVGKLFTEQEKPALLRLPVGRFPSFTEAQRSVHRDGHIEVERTYYSVPPEYTGRKVWARWDGHMVRVFNRSMEQIVVHAKVEPGRFQTQDGHIHSEKRTKIENGVVWMLERVSLIGDNAERWALQMLEARGIPGIRVLLGLLNMTNTYKGNKIDNACKIALSHNAFRLKTIRSIIKHGGDRQLQMEFIDEHPIIRDISSYGEFVREVLG
- a CDS encoding sodium:solute symporter family transporter translates to MNKFNYSNMFKNIKIKNIMNFQSFYHWLYILFFIILFLSPAGRSEDTYTDYYKWSNLPGLPPASQRDLQPGVAGAFAGSHNGVLILAGGANFPEDMPWEGGKKLWHDDIFIMRETEEGFSWLNKTFKLNRPLAYGVSISTDEGVVCIGGCDSQHVYQDCFILKWDEENEMIKKNKYPSLPQPLSFMTGAMANNKIFIAGGQSTMEDSSATKAFYMLDISQNGTDEFKWISMHPWPGDPRVFPVSSCQSDGVHNCFYLFSGRNIQPDTPTVPLTDAYKFDIITQSWSRLSDISIDKKETVCLMAGASWACGANHIMVLGGDEGPVYLELEKMAFNLKEALNDNNMEAAGLLRSELNNAYAAHEGFSRSLYAYHTITNTWVEAGKFPSESPVNCTAVHWPSLDSADVIIPSGEIKPGVRTPEIWFGDVDISGSFHWLDYTVMAAFLLLLVIMGIYFSKKMKDTNDFFKAGQRIPWWAAALSIYGTQLSAISFMAIPAKTFASDWRYFHVVFAIVAVAPFIVFCFLPFYRRLNITTAYEYLELRFNLTIRLLGSSLFMLMQLSRIGIVLYLPSIALSIVTGININICILVMGFICIFYAVMGGIEAVIWTDVIQVIILLTGAVSCMFLIPFNVPGGWNGMVDIADAARKFRFWDFRFDLCDATFVALFFGAFAQNIISYGTDQTVIQRYLTTSTEKKAAKSIWISAIICIPSSMIFFGIGSALFVFYTVYPAELNPAIKQTDAIFPYFIVTQLPIGLVGLVIAAVFAAAMSSLDSSMNSVGAAVTTDFYKRLGKDHTERKSLLLARASTLFVGLIGTVLALIMAQLPIKSLWDHFSGLLGLFGGGLGGLFLLGIFTKRTGSLAAFLAFIISAVIQLWVKNSTNVNVWVFALSGLLSCFTVGVLLSFIFPNRKKYTVDFPLSFTQNLGNF
- a CDS encoding uroporphyrinogen decarboxylase family protein, which codes for MRSVFMTSKERVISAINHQEPDRIPFTLYIEDVFLKILEKELGPRINWHCPDDDIIRLLWPIDYIRTEQGCRDMFGCSWRWHDQGGYIMAEPLLSEPDIKKIPVIDLVPQSEIDRIVQTRDLNPDKFIFYQFTSSFGERLWSLRGLEQTYMDYILNPEFVSGALDMLLEMHMAALDKVLELPVECVTFGDDFGGQKGLMISRDIYLKFYKPRYAKLYEKVRSAGKVVGQHSCGDNTELMGDYVDIGLQIFHPLQPEAMDIVKIKKDFGKYLTFRGGISTQRAIPFGNPEQAREEIRNSVRILSEGGGYLLETAKPLRQETPIENAVAVMDEMRKAVEYNFGK